From a single Brassica oleracea var. oleracea cultivar TO1000 chromosome C5, BOL, whole genome shotgun sequence genomic region:
- the LOC106345097 gene encoding uncharacterized protein LOC106345097 gives MSSKIHHATSTAPQIESVLAATSRTPFTSALTNVQLRKIEKLRLPEYKPGGDPVEHMTVFNIAMARARLSDEERDAGYCQLFVENLYKQALTWFSQLEENSIGSFRDLSVAFLKTYIMFTKRSAPLLAYKNAIISKMNAAKTPATKNADTRAEPRQHAPRDKNSRKDGYMYIVNENNVLISTMVVRGEGWNKWVRELDSSGQPTDTVCATQPAVAAGPTAGPSRTVDLSKHCKYHDVKGHDTTECKSFYAHYLSSLASGDFKFEPLKAKPKKGKSWSKNKERRAQRKATDDENDDAPIPGDLRDVLKRKLMSKDDNSSENTDLRLTLNARKSQRTSTGGADPKGHPRRLSGDLRDKLNASVCDLRVLLNSSKPTDLRRRLEQNKTPANPTLSQNDDNASADLRALLNSKRVATLQRWPTRPPNHPPITFSPDDIAGIHAPHNDHLLVVLGIGEYDITKVLIVTGSSVGLIF, from the exons ATGAGCTCGAAGATCCATCACGCTACCAGCACGGCTCCACAAATCGAGAGTGTACTCGCCGCGACCTCGCGAACCCCTTTTACTAGCGCACTAACCAATGTGCAACTCAGGAAGATAGAGAAGCTGCGCCTACCAGAGTACAAGCCCGGCGGAGACCCGGTGGAACACATGACGGTTTTTAATATCGCGATGGCACGGGCTCGACTCTCCGATGAAGAAAGGGACGCAGGCTACTGTCAACTGTTCGTCGAGAATCTCTACAAGCAAGCCCTGACCTGGTTCTCCCAACTAGAGGAGAACTCAATCGGAAGCTTCCGAGACTTATCAGTGGCTTTCCTCAAGACGTACATTATGTTCACAAAGCGCAGTGCACCGCTTCTAGCCT ATAAAAATGCAATCATCAGCAAGATGAACGCGGCGAAAACGCCAGCGACTAAAAATGCCGACACCCGAGCAGAACCGCGGCAGCATGCCCCTCGCGACAAGAACAGCCGTAAAGACGGTTACATGTACATCGTCAACGAGAACAACGTACTGATTTCGACCATGGTAGTCCGAGGAGAAGGGTGGAATAAATGGGTAAGAGAGCTCGACTCATCTGGCCAACCAACTGATACTGTCTGCGCGACTCAACCTGCAGTGGCAGCAGGTCCGACGGCAGGCCCTTCCAGAACAGTCGATCTCTCCAAACATTGCAAATATCACGACGTCAAAGGGCATGATACGACGGAGTGTAAATCATTCTATGCGCACTATCTCTCATCTCTCGCCAGCGGCGACTTCAAATTCGAGCCCCTAAAAGCTAAGCCCAAAAAGGGAAAAAGCTGGAGCAAGAATAAAGAAAGAAGAGCCCAACGCAAAGCTACCG ACGACGAGAACGACGACGCGCCTATACCCGGAGATCTGAGAGATGTTCTCAAACGAAAGCTTATGTCCAAGGACGACAACAGCTCCGAAAATACTGATCTCCGGCTAACGCTGAACGCAAGGAAGTCCCAGCGTACCTCGACCGGTGGTGCTGATCCCAAAGGGCATCCGAGACGTCTCAGCGGTGATCTTCGAGACAAACTCAACGCCAGCGTGTGCGATCTTCGCGTTCTCCTCAACAGCTCGAAGCCCACAGATCTCCGTAGACGGTTGGAACAAAATAAGACGCCAGCCAACCCTACGCTGTCGCAAAACGATGACAACGCATCTGCTGACCTACGCGCCCTTTTAAACTCCAAGCGA GTTGCGACTTTGCAAAGGTGGCCCACTAGACCACCAAATCATCCTCCGATAACCTTTTCGCCTGATGACATCGCCGGGATTCACGCCCCCCACAATGATCATCTTCTTGTCGTTCTCGGAATTGGAGAGTATGACATCACGAAAGTACTTATCGTTACGGGAAGCTCCGTAGGTCTCATCTTCTGA